In Pseudorasbora parva isolate DD20220531a chromosome 1, ASM2467924v1, whole genome shotgun sequence, the DNA window gttacgatagtaacctattgttctctttcatcatctcgtttcgagatccacctatgggagagACATGGACAGCTCCCCGATTGCCCAATACACTCACAGTGAGGTCCTGTTAGCCAGAAAAAGACGGTCACCCCGAGGGGCGGTGCACGACGCGTCTCATAATCATGAACTCGCCACACCGACGCAACCGCGTAACTGCGGTGTGAAGCAGGACATGAAACATAGGCTATGTGTGTCACACATAAGGAAGGCAGGGTTAGGAAGACCCCACCCCCAAGACCGAATGTGCTACTGAGGTTCTGGTGACATCCAGCCTGTAGTAACGCACAAAcgtatggggagaagcccaactGGCCGCAGAACAGATATCCTGCAGTGATACTCCCCTGAACAGAGCCCAAGAGGCGGCCAAGCCCCTCGTGGAATGAGCTCTGATGTTCCCTGGGGGTTGCACTCCCTTTGATTCATATGCCAAGATTATAGCGTCCACAAGCCAATGTGAGAGGCGTTGTTTAGACAGGGGATCCCCTTTGCGAGGAGGAGCCCATGAAACGAAGAGTTGGTCACTCTTCCGGAACGCGCTGGTCCTAGACACATACGTTTGTAACGCACGGACTGGACACAGGGCATTTAGCCTCTGATCCTCCGCGGAGGAAAAGGGCGGAGGGTGAAAAGCGGATAGCTCCAACACCTCCGATGTGAACGCAGGGAAACATTTCGGCATGAATGCTGGATTAGGCTTGAGGAAAACCTTATCTCCACCCAGAGAGAAATTGATGCACGAGGGGTGGACCGAGAGTGCATGTAACTCACTGACACGTTTGGCTGACGCCAAGGCCAAGAGCAAGGCTGTTTTGAAGGACAGCAACTTAAGGGGAATATTCCCCAGAGGCTCAAAAGGGAATTGAGACAGAGCTTCCAGCACCATGGAGAGGTCCCATTCAGGGATCGTTCTCCTAATGACTGGCAAGGAGCGACGGGCGCCCTTCATAAATCTGCGGATTAGAGAATGCTGCCCAACCGTTGAGCCCTCAAAACCCACAtgacaagcagagatagctgccAGATAGACCTTAACAGTGGAAAAAGACCTGCCCTTATCCATAAGGTCTTGGAGGAAACACAAGATATCAGCGACTGAGCACTGATATGACGTGAGACCCCGCCCATCACACCACTCATCGAACACCTGCCACTTACAGCCATACAAGGACCGTGTAGAAACGGCCCTGGCATTCTGTATAGTAGCCACCACGCGCGGGGGAAGCCCTAACGCGCTTAGGTTCGTCCTCTCACGGGCCAAGCCCAGAGAGCTACCCTGTCCGGGTGTGGGTGATAAATCTCCCCGTTCGCTTAAGACAATAGGTCTGTGCGGAGGGGGAGGCACCACGGCTGGGCATACAACAGAGGGATTATCTCTGCCAGCCACGGCGCTTTGGGCCACCTGGGTGCTATCAGGATGAGAGAAAACCCCCCCTCTCTCGCCCTGGCCAGTGTGAGAATTATCAGGCACAGGGGAGGAAAGGCATACAGCAGCACTCTGGGCCACGGGTGGGCCAGTGTGTCCACCTCGAGGGGCGCGTCCAAGTCCTTTAGCGAGAAGAACATAGGACAATGGCTGTTTTCGCGCGAGGCGAACAGATCTACGGGCGCCCGTAGTCTCATCCATATCATGTCTACTATCTGAGGGTGGAGGTGCCAATCTCCGAAGAGCGGGTTCCCCCTCGATAGAAGATCCGCGCCTCTGTTCAGAATTCCCGGAACATGAGTCGCGCGTAACGACAGGAAAACTCGCCCGCTCCATACCAAACGCTTGTAAGCTAGGGCATGAAGCTTCGGCGAGCGCGCGCCGCCTTGACGATTGATAGCCACTGTCGTGGTATCGTCGCAGCGTACGAGCACATGATGTCCCTGCAGACGAGGCAGAAAATGATTCAGAGCCTTCTAATTGGTTAGAAGCTCTAAATAATCTATGTGCTCTGAACGTAGTTTGCTCGGCCGCAAACCGTTCACAGTTCTGCCCTCCTGGGTGGCACCCCAGCCTGTTAGGGACGCGTCCGTCGTCACGACTTTCCGCAACATGACAGTCCCcagaggggtaccctgtgcgtaaaAGTCCGCGCTCTTCCAGTGGCGCTGAGCTGCAACGCAGGTGCGCGTCACTGTTACAgagcggcaaagatcgtgtaacgGACTGAAATGTAGTGACAAAACCCATTTCATGAACGCCCTCATCCTCAGGGGTCCTAGTGGCAAAAACTGGATAGCTAAAGCCATAAGACCCTGTAGCCTGAGACGTGCGATATCGCACCCTCGCCCCCTCTCTGAACTGTGACAGACAGTTCGTCAGAGAGAGAACGCGCTCCTGAGAGAGACGCGCTCGCATGGAGACTGAGTTGAGCTCCATGCCCTGGAAGATCACCCTCTGACTGGGTGTAAAGCTGCTCTTGTTCACATTCACCCTGAAGTCCAGAGATCGGGTGTGCGCGAGCACACGGGAGGTGTCCTGCAACACCTTTTCCCACGAATCGGCTATGATGAGCCAATCGCATATGTATGTCAGGATCCGTAGACCAGACATTCTTAGGGAAGTGAAGCCCGCTTCCACACGCAAACAGAAAGTTCGGGGGCTTAATTTTTGCCCGAACGGAAGCACCGTGAGTTCGTAACAAATGCCTTGATAGGCGAAACGAAGAAACTTCCGGTGTGGTGGATAAATGCTTATGTGGAGAAAAGCATCTCTCAGATCGACCGATGTGAACCAGTCGTTCCGTTTCATGACA includes these proteins:
- the LOC137075227 gene encoding uncharacterized protein; this translates as MDRFSASVHQAVYKSSALAVRTLNVSSLLSAYQAEILDDLGQQLDKGSSPSPALWKEIITVNDLVLRNARQVVQTCGRSMALSVVGERSLWLNLSGLPDSEKKRIAGAPVEPGRALFGPAVAMMQQRCDDKKEHEAFILYLPRKTVPRQAPPVRLPNPPVPGRNFNQVKEKPRKKFSGLSPCPRTPVQRTEGSCCRVSPSRGCPAHMFSGRCVFPPVQGDCLSPLEGAIASQISQLGMLEASTAWTSIHTSCVSAWLTVLRMILQGYRLQIAMKHPRFSSVLFSHTEESTAHVLKEEISSHLNKGAIQVVPHNLINQGFFSRYFLVTKKDGSLRPILDPRVLNKHLRKYRFIMLTLGSLARVMKRNDWFTSVDLRDAFLHISIYPPHRKFLRFAYQGICYELTVLPFGQKLSPRTFCLRVEAGFTSLRMSGLRILTYICDWLIIADSWEKVLQDTSRVLAHTRSLDFRVNVNKSSFTPSQRVIFQGMELNSVSMRARLSQERVLSLTNCLSQFREGARVRYRTSQATGSYGFSYPVFATRTPEDEGVHEMGFVTTFQSVTRSLPLCNSDAHLRCSSAPLEERGLLRTGYPSGDCHVAESRDDGRVPNRLGCHPGGQNCERFAAEQTTFRAHRLFRASNQLEGSESFSASSAGTSCARTLRRYHDSGYQSSRRRALAEASCPSLQAFGMERASFPVVTRDSCSGNSEQRRGSSIEGEPALRRLAPPPSDSRHDMDETTGARRSVRLARKQPLSYVLLAKGLGRAPRGGHTGPPVAQSAAVCLSSPVPDNSHTGQGERGGVFSHPDSTQVAQSAVAGRDNPSVVCPAVVPPPPHRPIVLSERGDLSPTPGQGSSLGLARERTNLSALGLPPRVVATIQNARAVSTRSLYGCKWQVFDEWCDGRGLTSYQCSVADILCFLQDLMDKGRSFSTVKVYLAAISACHVGFEGSTVGQHSLIRRFMKGARRSLPVIRRTIPEWDLSMVLEALSQFPFEPLGNIPLKLLSFKTALLLALASAKRVSELHALSVHPSCINFSLGGDKVFLKPNPAFMPKCFPAFTSEVLELSAFHPPPFSSAEDQRLNALCPVRALQTYVSRTSAFRKSDQLFVSWAPPRKGDPLSKQRLSHWLVDAIILAYESKGVQPPGNIRAHSTRGLAASWALFRGVSLQDICSAASWASPHTFVRYYRLDVTRTSVAHSVLGVGSS